The nucleotide window GTACTACATGGCTTTACAAAGCTCCCAGAAATCCAACCCAAGTTCACGTACACTCCAGCGCTAGGTAATTAGCACAACGCTTCGATTGAAGCGACGGCACCTGTAGACCTGCCGAGAATTATGCGCAGGATGACCATGCCATGTGAGATTGTGGCTTCATGGCCTACGCTTCTTTTCAGTGACTCGATGCATCCAAAAGCATCGAATAAGACAGATGTCAGTAGCAACATAGATAACTCGACTTCGTCTTCAACGGAATATTATTGAATGTCATCATGAGATCGAGGCTTCTACTATATCAGGTAATTGTCAGATCAGTGTCACAGGAGTCTTGACATACGTTGCGCAGACACATGGTCAGACAATTTTTGCTGCATCGTAGACTCTATCTACGGAGCATATGAGAGAGAAGACTGTTGGTTTATGGAACGAATAAAATGACCAAAATGGGATGAACGAAACTGCATCGCAACCACAGATTCCCACTCAAAAGCCTTGATGGTGGATACAGGAGTCACCTTCTGCTAACAGTTTATCATGATCATAGGCTCCGCAttcattcttcatccactggaCAATTCCATTGATACGGGAAGCCTCAGGCGAGTGGATATCAACGTAACCTCGAGAATCAGACCCATCCACCGAGCCAAACAGCGGCTCCAGCCATTCATCCTCCCTTGAGCAAGACCATACTCTACACTTAGTACCAAATGCCGTGAATGCGTACACTCTTGACAAATTATGGTGACTTAGAAGATAGGCCATACAGACTGTGAATGCATGTCTCATAAGCCCATCAAGATCCTGAAGTCTGGGATCCATCGCCACAGGTTCATAAACGCAAAATGCCATCATATCCACGTCAACATCGACATCGACATCGACATTGGCACCACGTATATTATAATGCTCTA belongs to Aspergillus luchuensis IFO 4308 DNA, chromosome 3, nearly complete sequence and includes:
- a CDS encoding uncharacterized protein (COG:S;~EggNog:ENOG410PTYH) is translated as MSLITGDICLTRLWEDSQTPGDEGAVARLWSHLFMKHLFSGKDWVVFYRPTPDNCPRQRLDITIEHYNIRGANVDVDVDVDVDMMAFCVYEPVAMDPRLQDLDGLMRHAFTVCMAYLLSHHNLSRVYAFTAFGTKCRVWSCSREDEWLEPLFGSVDGSDSRGYVDIHSPEASRINGIVQWMKNECGAYDHDKLLAEGDSCIHHQGF